In Nocardia asteroides, a single genomic region encodes these proteins:
- a CDS encoding alpha/beta fold hydrolase, whose product MLNRDTFDLGDVTLHALTWGTPGAPLALCLHGYPDTAWTWRHLGPELAGRGFHVVAPFSRGYAPSGIPADGDLSTGARVADALGIAARVGAPEAVVIGHDWGGFTATALAALDGTPFRAVVSLAVPPIASVTPSRDNLLPHLAQTLAQSINSWYILANQLPALPEAAFARLTEFLWRTWSPGYDPAADLAHLADATPTRAHRTAATDYYRFLLRRRARSPRNRELDRLLRAAPRHPLLALHGSADGCLRPGLFRGLERRLPAGSRVVEVDGAGHFLHLEQPALVNRLIVEYLTAG is encoded by the coding sequence GTGCTGAACCGCGACACCTTCGACCTCGGCGACGTCACCCTGCACGCGCTGACCTGGGGCACGCCCGGCGCGCCGCTGGCGCTCTGCCTGCACGGCTACCCGGACACCGCCTGGACCTGGCGGCATCTCGGCCCCGAGCTGGCCGGGCGCGGATTCCACGTGGTGGCGCCGTTCAGCCGCGGCTACGCCCCCTCCGGCATCCCCGCCGACGGCGACCTCTCCACCGGCGCAAGGGTGGCCGACGCGCTCGGCATCGCCGCCCGGGTCGGGGCTCCGGAGGCGGTGGTGATCGGCCACGACTGGGGCGGCTTCACCGCGACCGCGCTCGCGGCGCTGGACGGCACCCCGTTCCGCGCGGTGGTGAGCCTGGCCGTGCCGCCGATCGCGAGCGTGACCCCGAGCCGGGACAACCTGCTCCCGCATCTGGCGCAGACCCTCGCGCAGTCGATCAACAGCTGGTATATCCTCGCCAACCAGCTCCCTGCGCTGCCCGAGGCCGCCTTCGCCCGGCTCACGGAGTTCCTCTGGCGCACCTGGTCGCCCGGGTACGACCCGGCCGCGGATCTGGCCCACCTCGCCGACGCCACCCCGACCCGCGCGCACCGCACCGCCGCCACCGACTACTACCGCTTCCTGCTGCGCCGCCGCGCCCGCAGCCCGCGCAACCGCGAACTCGACCGGCTGCTCCGCGCCGCGCCGCGGCACCCGCTGCTCGCCCTGCACGGCAGCGCCGACGGCTGCCTGCGCCCGGGCCTGTTCCGCGGCCTGGAGCGGCGGCTGCCTGCCGGGAGCCGGGTCGTCGAGGTCGACGGCGCCGGTCATTTCCTGCACCTGGAGCAGCCCGCGCTGGTGAACCGGCTGATCGTCGAGTACCTGACGGCGGGCTGA
- a CDS encoding SpoIIE family protein phosphatase has product MTGTRAGSGPAGTAGETAAADGASVAADGGTGVPGGGTGVPGGGTGEPGGGTGVPGGGRETAEPVVTRLAATVERLRAEVQQAQATADGRALVEMAKGVLIERLRCGPAQAARQLEALARRSGVSTVELAAELVGQAAQDEAVAVPVPQQPAEAVRLRTAESGLLAAGDPQRVAQSLLEHAAAPLGATAVAIWAVGTDSSLALAGFAGIDRAEAERWRYLPPGVVTPARQALALREPQWIADIARSGLPSIGERKGGRAAIPAGIGGRLIGVLEVCWPTPLEPQPPQIRRQLEALAELCAHTLESDPVTVGAPARPGVADLVRLADGLFDPALVLLPHLGPDGTLTDFRIHHLNASFVDPAGRPRGLVDGALLFEAYPMAASEGRLFEHVEHVFATGETYRADRVQLTELVDQVPLTVSAALGISRHGAAVLVVWRVEDETARLAALLQHAQRLGRVGGFEENAASGAITWSSDLFALHGLAPGADPVPLARLPEHVHADDTDAVRRLLRTLLRYRRPGSTAFRLIRPNGDTRHIRIIAEPVVDSAGHLLAVRGAYQDISAQHWTEVALSATQDRLAHTEQHAAEQSRLARQLQQAIMPAAQPVIEAFGLHIAVRYRPAEQDHLVGGDWYDAIVLPSKQIMVSVGDITGHGIKAATGMVVLRNALRGLAATGAGPGQMLTWLNLVTHHLTDDIFATAVCGLYDPETRVLRWARAGHLPPVLIRDGTAVTLPELSGMLLGAVAESVYEEGAEQLAADDILLLYTDGLIERRDRYLDDCVQRLLDMSAGFTGTLDERLDHLLDHSDANSDDDTCVVGIQVGRGDGAVGTVPLPGAEQQGAELPGPHSAR; this is encoded by the coding sequence CCGATGGCGGGACCGGCGTGCCGGGTGGCGGGACCGGCGTGCCGGGCGGCGGGACCGGCGAGCCGGGCGGCGGGACCGGCGTGCCGGGCGGCGGGCGAGAGACCGCCGAGCCGGTTGTCACCCGGCTGGCGGCGACGGTCGAGCGGTTGCGGGCGGAGGTGCAGCAGGCGCAGGCGACGGCGGACGGGCGGGCGCTGGTCGAGATGGCGAAGGGCGTGCTGATCGAGCGGCTGCGCTGCGGCCCGGCCCAGGCGGCGCGGCAGCTGGAGGCGCTGGCCAGGCGCTCCGGGGTGAGCACCGTCGAGCTGGCGGCCGAGCTGGTCGGCCAGGCCGCGCAGGACGAGGCGGTCGCGGTGCCGGTGCCCCAGCAGCCCGCCGAGGCGGTCCGGCTGCGCACCGCGGAGAGCGGGCTGCTCGCCGCGGGCGACCCGCAGCGGGTCGCCCAGTCGCTGCTCGAGCACGCCGCCGCCCCGCTCGGCGCCACCGCGGTGGCGATCTGGGCGGTCGGCACCGACTCCTCGCTCGCGCTCGCCGGTTTCGCCGGCATCGACCGCGCCGAGGCCGAGCGGTGGCGCTACCTCCCGCCCGGCGTCGTCACCCCGGCCCGCCAGGCGCTCGCGCTGCGCGAACCCCAGTGGATCGCCGACATCGCCCGCTCCGGGCTGCCCTCGATCGGGGAGCGGAAGGGCGGGCGCGCCGCCATCCCGGCAGGCATCGGCGGGCGGCTCATCGGCGTGCTCGAGGTCTGCTGGCCCACGCCGCTCGAGCCGCAGCCGCCGCAGATCCGGCGCCAGCTCGAGGCACTGGCCGAGCTGTGCGCGCACACCCTGGAATCGGACCCGGTCACCGTCGGCGCCCCCGCCCGGCCCGGCGTCGCCGACCTGGTCCGGCTCGCCGACGGGCTCTTCGATCCGGCGCTGGTGCTGCTCCCGCACCTCGGCCCGGACGGCACGCTCACCGATTTCCGCATCCACCACCTCAACGCCTCCTTCGTCGACCCGGCCGGGCGGCCGCGCGGGCTGGTCGACGGCGCGCTGCTCTTCGAGGCGTACCCGATGGCGGCCAGCGAGGGCAGGCTCTTCGAGCACGTCGAGCACGTCTTCGCCACCGGCGAGACCTACCGCGCCGACCGGGTGCAGCTCACCGAGCTGGTCGACCAGGTGCCGCTCACCGTCTCCGCCGCGCTCGGCATCAGCAGGCACGGCGCCGCGGTGCTTGTGGTGTGGCGGGTGGAGGACGAGACCGCCCGGCTGGCCGCGCTGCTACAGCACGCGCAGCGCCTCGGCCGGGTCGGCGGCTTCGAGGAGAACGCCGCCAGCGGCGCGATCACCTGGAGCAGCGACCTCTTCGCGCTGCACGGCCTCGCCCCCGGCGCCGACCCGGTCCCGCTGGCCCGGCTGCCCGAGCACGTGCACGCCGACGACACCGACGCGGTGCGGCGGCTGCTGCGGACCCTGCTGCGCTACCGCCGCCCCGGCTCCACCGCCTTCCGGCTGATCCGCCCCAACGGCGACACCAGGCACATCCGGATCATCGCCGAGCCGGTGGTGGACAGCGCCGGGCACCTGCTCGCGGTGCGCGGCGCCTACCAGGACATCTCCGCCCAGCACTGGACCGAGGTCGCGCTCTCGGCCACCCAGGACCGGCTCGCGCACACCGAGCAGCACGCCGCCGAGCAGAGCAGGCTCGCCCGCCAGCTGCAGCAGGCGATCATGCCCGCCGCGCAGCCCGTCATCGAGGCGTTCGGGCTGCACATCGCGGTGCGCTACCGCCCGGCTGAGCAGGACCACCTGGTCGGCGGCGACTGGTACGACGCCATCGTGCTGCCGAGCAAGCAGATCATGGTCTCGGTCGGCGACATCACCGGCCACGGCATCAAGGCCGCCACCGGAATGGTGGTGCTGCGCAACGCGTTACGCGGCCTCGCCGCGACCGGCGCCGGGCCGGGCCAGATGCTCACCTGGCTCAACCTGGTCACCCACCACCTCACCGACGACATCTTCGCCACCGCCGTCTGCGGGCTCTACGACCCGGAGACCAGGGTGCTGCGCTGGGCCCGCGCCGGCCACCTCCCGCCGGTGCTGATCCGCGACGGCACCGCCGTCACCCTGCCCGAACTCTCGGGCATGCTGCTCGGCGCCGTCGCCGAATCGGTCTACGAGGAGGGCGCCGAGCAGCTGGCGGCCGACGACATCCTGCTGCTCTACACCGACGGCCTGATCGAGCGCCGCGACCGCTACCTCGACGACTGCGTGCAGCGGCTGCTCGACATGTCGGCGGGCTTCACCGGCACCCTCGACGAGCGGCTCGACCACCTGCTCGACCACAGCGACGCCAACAGCGACGACGACACCTGCGTCGTCGGGATCCAGGTGGGGCGCGGCGACGGTGCCGTGGGAACTGTGCCGCTGCCGGGTGCCGAGCAGCAAGGCGCCGAGTTGCCCGGGCCGCACTCTGCGCGTTGA